In the Thunnus albacares chromosome 10, fThuAlb1.1, whole genome shotgun sequence genome, tcacttttacaattaaaaagtgtcaaaattGTAGTTTTACAATATTGTGAATGTTTAAGAAGTGAACAATTTTATGAGGTCACTATAGagtatttatattattgtcaaattacattaatttcccAAACTAACTTGTAACTTCCATTGTCTGATGAATGTTCATCATGAGAATGATGATTCAATTACTGTGTAATGAACATATAATTTCACATGTTACATGACATTACAGTTTAGTTTCCAATGTGAAAGCACTTCAACAATGACTGCTCAGTGTTCAGGGGCCAGCAAGGGACTGAAGCTGGGCACATCACAAGTGTGTAACTTTAAAACCACAACGTTATCAATGTGATCAAAGTCTTGTTTagttcatttctgtcttttaatgagacacaaacacactgatatgACATCAGGAAACATATTCCCACTGTGAACACACTCaaggttttgcttttattaacaGGAGCAGCAAGAGCTTCTCATAATCTTGGACATGACAAGTCAACAGTGGATCAATCAAACGACCTGGTAATTATGCTTCTGGTAAATATATGGTGTATTTCCCTGCTTTCACTGGCTAGGTGTAGAGATCTTGAAGTGGGAGTGTGATGAATATTTTGcctactttttcctttttccttaaGTAAAGTAAAGTGAGTTCACTGTTAAGTAACATAATGTTTGTTCCTATATAATAAACATGGATAGAGTCAAGAGttataaatacaaaatagatCACTAAGAAATATGATaggaatattttaaaataagtgtATGTATCTAAGACGATGTAAAATAATCAGATATGTCATTATAGACATATTGTAGGAACATTATAAAGTGcatgaaataaagtaaatgaaCAAGTGCACCAAATGATTTTAAGTCGGTACTTGTTGATATTGCTCACATTTTTAATACAGTCCTGTTCAATAATATAACACATCTGCTACTTTCCTGACAGaggaatgaataatcaataacaCATTTCACGTTTAGGCTAATGACATTTATTAAATAAGCCATCTAAGAAAGTAACTTCATTGTTTAGTTAATGATGTTACAGTCGTAATCTCTAAgttttttataaaaacacaaatattgtatttttggcAGGATGGTGAAACAACAGCAGTGAACTATACAGCGCTGGATTTCTCCACACAGAAAGTGAAAAGAAGGAAtaaaatgaggagagagaacaCATAGGAGTGTGTACTACGATGTTAGATCAGATTATCACACCCAGCAACACCCCTCTCTATAGGCAGAGCAGGACCTTTACACTGCTCCCCAACTTTCTGCAGAGGTCTGTAGCTTAGCTCGCTTTAAAGTTACAGTATAATGTGCACAGACAGCGATAGGAGGAAGTTGAATATCAGTCagaatgtgttttctgaaaagTGTTGCACCCAGCAGATTTCCAGACAGACTGCTCTCAAAAGTTGAGAAAGATTTAGTtcttgagaaaaacaaacaatctcaactgcttttcatttcaaaattcaaatttcatgatgcatatttgtttatttaaaactaaagtaaaacatgtacacaaacatcaGTTTCATGGAATTGATACTAGATGAGCACCATATGAGATTTTCAAACCTTAAAAATGCAAATCAGATAAAAAAGGCAAATAGGAAACTCTCCTCATGGCTAATTCATTTCAAACCAACTCTTTCAAGATGAATCTTTTAAAAAGCCAGTTTGGGTGTCATCACAAGCTTGAGACAGtaaacaagatataaaagaTATGGTATACTAAAGACTATTCTAAATGTTTAACTATTAGATGTTATTTTTGCAGCAcaatgattaattttcttttttgaaataatgataaaaacagaatgaTACACAAAACATCTTTTATCCAAAATTGAAAAATCATTGTGTTACAGAGTTCAGAGGTGAAAGGCATGTGCTAGAACAGCTTAAACACTATTTTCACAGATAATGTGACAGAGAAAAACTTAATATAAGAAACAATCTGGTGTGTGAATTAatctgaaccctgaaccctgacaGTATTGTAGACACAattttcttctgctgcttttgcATTCCTTCTCCCTGCTTTGCCAGCTTTCTTCTTGGTGAAGGTTGGTGCAGAATAAACCAATGAGTCCTGATATCTCTGAGGAAATAAATCCCAAAATATTGTGAGATGGAAAGTCAATGTAAGCATGtgcaaacagataaaacatgcttttcaagttacattttatctttaaattcCTTACCTGCTGACTTTGTTGACCACCACTGGCTGTTTCAGTATTTGTTTgcagagcaacagcagctgtattataaaataataataataataacatgacTTATACGCAGCACTGATGTGAATCTAAAGATGTTATAGCTGTTACTGAATACTGTTTGATAGATTAATGTTTGAGTAATTTCTCTTACCGTTCCAACAATCACAAGATTTTCTCTTGATGCAATATATGAGGAAGGTTGTTACAACCAGGCTTATAGCcaaagcagcacacagcaggTAGATAATTGTGTTGGCCTTCTGTAAATCCCACCTGCTGACAACTGAAgcatcatgaaaataataaaataaaataaataatttgatgTTACAAAGTAGCAATAACTAATTTATGGTATGTGAAAAGATAAAATGAAGaagaataaatgttttttgataGTTGATCTAAATGGATTGTACTTGACTCCTAATAAAACACATAGAATAATTTCACCattatataaaaattaatttacCTTCAATGTCCAGTTTAGTTCCATTTCCAAATAATATCTCCCCACATGTggccacagcacagtagtaAGTCCCAGCATCAGACGAGCTGACGTTCTTAGAGAAGCTGTAGAAACATTTCTGTGGAGAGCGAGTCTCAGGACTCTTTTTACATTCATCGCCGCTGTTTCCATGAGCGTAAGTAAAACTGGGATGAGATTCATCTGATCCAGCTCTGAACCAGTACACTCTGTGTTCTTCTGGACACTTTTTATTCTCAGAGTCAGAGAGCACTGAACACTGGAGAGTCACAGAGTCTCCTGGATGGACTGGATCAGATGGAAAGTCTTGAGTGATGGCAGTGATATCAGGTTCTGGTCCTGGGgaagtgaaaatacaaattatgaACATGTTTTACTCACTTTAATGAAAACAGTTACACACGTTCATTCATATATGAAGAACACTTTCTTATAAACTatggaaacattaaaatgtaaaatatgtaaactGCTGTTATAAATAGTTTTGAATGTAAGCAGATAAACTGATGATTACATTTAAGGAACGTGAAATCTTTGCTTGCTGACTTTTATTTACCTTTAATCCTCAGAAATGTTCCTTTCAATAATGTCATGTTAAGTTGGTCTACTTTTATACAGTAATAAAGTCCAGCATCGCTTAGCTTAGCTTTATTTATATGCAGGACAAATGTCCCAGGCTCTTGTTTTGCTGTAATGCGAGTAGTCTTATCAACACCATCGTAATCAAAGGCATATGTTCCTCCCAAGAATTCAGGTACGTTTTCAGAAACAAGCCTGATCCAGAACAAGGTTGTTGCTGCAGACACAGCTTTCTGGCGGATACATGTCAGAGTCACATCATCTCCAACATTAACAGTCTTTGTCACAAAGATCTGATCGTCTGCACATcctgaaaaaaagataaaaaataaacacagagcaacaataaacaacatataTAGAATCATATATGCTTTCTGCTAAATTGCTGCAAGAAGATGACAATGTAATTGAAATAAATCTAAAGTAAAGCTGACTTTATATACTTACGCCCAACTCTGAGCATGAGCAAGATATAAAATCCGAACAGCATTTTCTTGTTAATTCAGGTAAGACAGCAGTTAATTTAAACAGGATCAGAAGATGATCTGCCTTAATGTAATCATATGAAATGGGAGGGAACTATTTCAGAacaatctgattggctgctcgTTATGTTGGCGTTTCATTGTACTACCACAGTGGAAATAATATCAAACATCTTTCCAACctaaacacatgaaacaacacCAACAGTGagcttttgtttcatgtttcatggtGTGTTTCTATTACTGACACTGAGAGTAAACACAAGAGATGATTTCATTCAATCTTGACATGAACTACAATAATCTCAAATACTCTTGTTCATAAGATTTCTTCTGGATTTCCACAATATTTGGAGGGACTTTTCAGCTGATAGTTATGGTCAAGTTGTttaggacacacacaaaaatcaccATAAATTGGAATTAACTTTATCCTGATGGGGTCATGTATCAAGAAATGTTTGGATGATTTGTCAGATTTTCATTTGTGGGAAGAAGTGACACTTTTAGAGCATTGTTGTCATTACTATGATATTTGTTGGCCAGTAGCCTGATATCCAGAATCcctaaaaaaaaagggggtgaTATATTGTCCATTTCCAGCACGATTTATCTCAGTGTTTTGTCTATACTAACCCTATCAAACTAAAGGATGTTCAGAGACATCTCTCCAAACAAAACCTTAATGTTGAGTAATTCTGCAAACCCAAGATTATGTTTAATGGTGGAGATTTCAATTGCTCAAGATTTCGATTACAGcaacttaaagtccccctccactcaaaaatgtgttttgcttcttgttccttcagttggatgttttgCCTTCACTGTGCAAACAGAGTTTTacactggaaggctgttttcatattcattcaccaaagagggaaagtttctctgtgcttgttgaaaatctgagtttaaggggtgggcctacgagcatgatttgtgacatcacaagtcTTTTGTAAGCTAATGTAGTCCaatttatacaagtgtgatgtggacacttgaagcctccagtgcacatacacagagaatCGACTTTCTGTGAAGAAGGACACATCTTGTTTCCAGCAGttaaaattttgaaatgaacaatatttacataagACATTGAGCAAGTGTtcaatgtcttttattttattttttactgcaacttaaagtccccctccactcaaaaatgtgttttgcttcctgttccttcagttggatggtcggccttcactgtgcagaatgatgtgcagagtttgacactagaaggctgttttcacgtTTATCTACTGAAGAgggaaagtttttctgtgcttgTTTAAGAGGTGGGCCTATgtgcatgatttgtgacatcacaaagaTGGAGGGGCCATCTTGACTATTGTAGGAGGCAGCCAATCCAGCTGTtccacatcatcagtgatgacCCGCCCACTGTGCCTGTCAGTCACATCAGCAGGAAGAGCTGACGACTCTTGTCAGGGGGCTGGTGAAAGGAGAGCAGAGCACAACGCTGTCACAGAAACTAATTCAGCTGCATGCAGTTTAGAATTCTGACTCAActaacctgcatgttttgatATGAGGAAGGGGACTTGTGTGAAGGGgagaaaaatcacaaataaaataacatcaagATTTGAACTCAAGACCTTGTTGTTGAGAGGCAGTATGTTAATCATTGAGAGACTTTCCCAAAAGGGTGTTTTTTGTAGTAAAAGGAAGCTTTTCACAtgcagtaaaacagtaaaaatgccACCTTACTACCCCATGAACAGTGGTGGACACATTCACAATAACAAGACAGAACCAGTTGACATGATAATGCAGCCAAGTGCAACACCGCAGGCTCTGGTATCAAAAGAATACAACAGTGGAGGTTTCTGACACTCTACTTCCTTCACCTACTTATATGTAGGTGTAATTGTATAGAGAATGAAACTAGATAAATTGTTAATGTAAAGGGTCAAAACTGCAGCAAAACTTGTCTGAAGATGCATTTCTATTTGTGGTTGAGTCTGACAGTCTGACTACTACAAGTGTTGAACAACACATCAAAATTATCGTACTGTACAgataaaccagtggttccctgACACAGTGGTGTGTCCAGCAAGGTGAATACAGGAACAGTAACAACTGCAGTAAATACTTTCATGTACTTTGTGCCCTGCTTTGtactttctgctttttctttttgtgtacaGTACTGCTGGCAACTgacaaataaacagacacagataaacacacattcacaatcaACACTAGCCAACAAATGACGCATGGAAAGTTAGGTGTTATTGTGGTTGGGCTTTCAGTGTAAGGTGTTATTTTCATTGGTAGTTGCTGTGAGAGAGGGAGTGCTCATTCACTGGTCCCACCCCAGTCGATTTCAACCATGATCTGAAAGTTAAGTTTGTCCGATTATTATTTGACCTCCTTACTAAagtttgttcatgtgtgtatggttgtacctttaaaaacacaatttatagACATTATTTGTCCTTTAAATGAGCATTTCAAACAATAATTTCAATTTGTTCAATAAAAATGAGACTACCGAAACCTCTTGCAGCTTGTCTGTCCTGCTTTAATCTCACCACCTACAATATATATCCTGTTGCAGTTCACAGTCAGGTCTGTTCTGAGTAAACAGCCTCAGTTGTTGGTCAAAGGGCGGAGAAATGGCCCACCACAGCTTTTCTCTGTCAGTGTAGCTGTTGCATGTGGCTTTGCTCGCCTGTTCTCAAGGCAGACGTGCAGAATGTATTTACAAAGTGCTATGAGACAAGAAAGATGGAGGTGTTTATTCCTTTGAGTAGCTGTCTCCTTAAATTTTTATGCTGCATATTTTTAGTAAACATTTTCTTCAACAAAGAAACTTCAACTTACCTGTGAGTTCTCCACATCTCTTGACTGTCTGTGTAGGTTTGGCCACGTTTCCTCAGGCTTTCCCCTGCAACTGCCCCTCAGACCAGCAGACTACCACTTATGCTGTAGTTAATATTATTTCAAATGTCCCATTTCCTCCTCTTATCCTGATTTGAACATCCAAATTCTATGAAATATAGGTTTGGAATTAAATTAGTAATGTTCTCATTAGGCTATTCATCTACTTTAGTGTAgattacacaaacaaaacaacacaaactgcaggTTCAGGATGAGCACTCtgtgtgatgcaccaaaaacactcagcagtgtagtaaacatcatgggacaacGTAGGTCCTGGATGTGCTTataactataaatttataatatcagtcatatcaatatcacttataaatatcagacagtagctcactaatgtttttcacctttcTGGTTTATTTCACTGCCTGTGGAGATCTTATGATTCCcgttcccactggagcagagggaaaccctgaaaaccctctgcatgtaaatgGGAATATTAGtgtaatattcattttcattagccatgtaaacagcttattGGGAAAATTGCCTTTTTTCTGAATAAGGGCAAAATCTTTGTACCAAAAATCATTTGGGTTTTGTCTTTACTCTGGGGACAGGATCATGGGtgcctggttatgttttaaaataggGAAGCAAACTTATTGTTGGGGGGCGGGTCTGGTGGAGCTATTCTCAGTAGCACTACTAGCTGATGTAGTTGTAACATTATACAGGAATGAATAATCATAACTTCAAAAGCATTTTAActtacattatctcaaatcaaggactattttaatgcacaactcagaaggtgatttttgcTCCTCAAGACTTAAAAGGGCCATTTTAGTTGAGGACTAGACCTTACTGCCAAACCACCCCTGAGAGTAAACTTGCACCTCTCATTTACCctgtatgagaaaatgagagaataattGTAATAATGACAGCACATCACAGAGCGGCCAGATAAAAGCAGAGATCATTACATGGAGCaataattccatccaaagtctgactaaaactgaaacataaagGTATGGTTAGCGATTCTaatccaatacactttttgtcaaattcagtgaatatctTCTCACGGTCCGCTAGCTGTGTGAGCGTCgagaaaaaaatccagtgtCCATTCACAacactggctctgtaaatgggcatGCAAAAACAGCGGCTTGGTGCAAGCCACACAACACTACTCTGGCCAATCAGCAGGGGGCGTTCATGCTCgtgcacaggacagggggaagtcatcagagcagctgtctgtgtgaggacatgataGTCTCCCGTCTCCAGCACCCGACTGGTGGGGGAGGGCTGacgaactggagagagagaggccgtgGCCAATTCATATGGAAAGCGTTTTCTCACAACAGATACgctccattttattaaatgtatcaatccacactgaatccgaAACATTCTCATGGAGACCCCCCGCGTTTTTTTATGCTccaagtctgtttctgtcatgtttagTGAAGCATAATCTGAGCAGACAGcagtttaaatcacacaaatattgtgctatatatgtgttttgaactcaTTAACtgatcaatgaatcaataaatacaaactgtcGATTTCTTCCTGTAGAGCAGACATGCAAACTTTTTcggttcagtaaatttctgtaATTCAGTTGGCcgcttctgtggacagagacaccCAGGTTGAGTGAGTAGTGAGGAGGCCgcagagaggcggagagtgtggatggactgttgtgctcacatgagatgatttttttccccGCTCGTGATAAAGTGTGAGAGGAatagaagtgactctacagctgacgcaTCGCTTTGTACttgccatatttctcttttggttgttGCCATGATAATGCGTGTCCATGAATTTGGAGGGCGGAGCTTCTGAGGGAGCACGAAAGGagtggtgtttttgtttgggtgtttagttcaaatatcaacagtctttctccagaatgactgactttACCTTTAAACAAAGCAGTATGTAGAAGTCAAAATAAGTCACTTTCCATcgaacatttgactgtttgttaatTCAGACACTTTCGCACTGTAGGGAAaagctctgctctctctctagCCCCATTTACTCATCCCATTCAAGGTGGGAATACTGCCTGTAATCCGCCTCACTGTTCTGGTACAGATATGGAGTGGTGGGGGAAGAGTTGCTCTGCCAATAAGCTGGCTATAGAGGTAGCCACAGAACCggattgactgtgtgtgtaaaacagacAGCTGGCACAGCGGGACAGGGAGCTGACGCTGTTGTGTtagcccgtattcagaccaaatcaggcggtgtggtgtacagctgcagggttgaacAGAGGTGTTGaggtgtttgtgctttagaacgtaaccgctgtgaaacaatcagaaaataacgttttattgttctgattcactggctttctcactaccagcgctccctctcttctttcacTCTCTAGGTCACTCAACCACAGCTGTCATCCCTCTCTCACtagtgctctcagctctctctctctctttttctcgcgtctttttaaaaatgagttgaGAAGCCGACAGAAAActctaacttaacttttaacgtTATATAACTTATGTAACGTCTGGAACGCTGgcatgctatgtaaaagcacacacagagacggCTTTAGGCTGGCTTTGTGTGGATCAATGTAAAGAAATCAAATGCAGCTCAAAGGCAGATCCTCTTTACGGCTATAATGCCggttctctgtataaaagaggctTTTTTCTTCGGGgactgaaccaactcaaagggtggtccaaaattgtgtgttttttattacttgtttttgtcaattgctgaaaatagtaaaatgatcattgatataggctgcttaaatataatcacctgattgcGGGGACTGTGTGATGATacgtttatttttaaaaagacaaaaagtggggtagcaaaaccataactttgctccccctaattgaataatggggatgcatttgctgcacttgctccattgctcaggcACCTATGGACAGTTAGTAGTTAGTTAGTAAATAGCTCCAATGCGTAAACTAATTTCCCATTAAAAGCCCTGCACACCAAcggcacacccacacaggtgattTCACTTATTCTGGCTGATTCTCAGATCTGTGTGGGTGTCTACAggctgtttgattgacatctaCATGACTCTATTGTTGGTGTTGTTGCATCTGTTACACctttatcattgttattatttcGAGTAATCCAGTGACCTCATCTAGACCCCAGTATAGTTTTAAGCTTGCCCGGGTGAACCTGAGCAGAAGCCTAATCAGCCAAAATAACTGAAAGCACCTGTGAATAATTTCAAGCTACAGTATCGCGTTTGCTATTTCTAGCTTCATTACAGGCACCCCTACACATTTGTGCCGACAGTTTCACGCGATTTTACACTCTGTGGTGGTAATGTGGCTAGAAACACAGCATTgctacaggaagagaaaaagactgCTAGCTAACAAACGTGGCTGTAAATAATGCAGGTTTGAAAGTATgaagtaaatgttttttcaaatgttttatgaggaaagaGTTAAGCATGTCTCAAGGAAGCACACAATGTGTTCTGGtaagaaacaatgaaaatataactctttgtttaaaagaaaattacagtCATCTTTGTGCCTGTGCCGTGTGCGTGTGTTGGTAGGTGGCAATATACAAACATAAAGGTAAAAACATCCATCTTTAAACACATGGACATAGTTGTTAGACAAAggcatctgtgtttgtgctaATCTAAGCTAAATACAAGAACAGGAAATTGAATTTAATGATACTTCAGGCGGTCAGAATAAAGAGAATGCTTTGgaaacaatacaaacacaacaattacGTGCATGTACATCTCTTATCAATGGAAAATAGATCACTGGTTTGTCTAAGAGGAAGTTCATGCTCTGCGTTTCAGCCAATCACCATGATTTCCATTTTGTAAACCTTGATCACCTTGTAACCAAACCTTCCATCTGGGTGAGAAGACATCAGTTGTGAAGACGAGAGCTGTACCACAATGATCCGACGACTGGCTGCTTTGATTCTTCTTACTGCAGTGTGTAAGTACAATTCTCATTAGATGTGGAAAAACCATTTAGTCTGAGCAGTCTATGATATGATGCATAAGATAAGATGCATATGAGACAAGGCCTTggaaaaatttacatttttcattgttttagtgCTGTTGTCTAGTAagtctcttttgtttttcttcagctctgaTTCAAACTGCAGAGGTTCCTCAGCTGATCTCTTTGACTTTGGTTGAACCTGGTGACAATGTTACTTTTCATTGTACAGTCTCTGAGAATGACAGATTCCTTCTCTGGTATAAGCAGACTCTTGGACATATGGGCCAAACAGTCGCTTCTGGACTCGTCGGCAAAATAACAGTCAGCGAACAATTTAAAGAGTCGCATTTCACAGTCTCAAGAGAGGATGCTCAGTATTCTCTCATCATCAGAAATGTAAGCAAAGAAGATGAAGCAACATATTTTTGTCAGAGTGGAACAGTATATTCACAGAAGTTCATCAATGGCACATTCTTGGCTGTGAATggtaaaaaataatttgtgccTTATTTCAatgatcatttacatttttaagtcaTTCAAATAATTTAGATTGTGAATTCCTTTTTTTGCgtttctttttaatgttattttactgAACCACACAGACAACAATCAGCAGAAATCAGTCTATGTGAAACAAAGTCCGGAGACGGCATCAGTCCAGCTGGGAGACGCACTGACTCTCCAATGTTCACTGCTCTCCAagaacacaacagaaaacacagatcaGTGTCCAGGTGTACGCAGTGTGTACTGGTTCAGAGCTGGATCAGGAGGATTTCATCCAGGCATCATTTACACTCACAGGAGTGATGAACGTTTGGAAAGGAGCTGTGTCTACAGTCTGTCCAAAACTATACGGGACTCCTCTGATATTGGGACTTACTACTGTGCTGTGGTCACCTGTGGAGAGATCCAGCTTAGTGAAGGAACTAAAGTGGACGCAAGTATGTATTTACAGTTGTATTTAAAGAATTAATAGATTTTGCATAAATTTATTTAGCCTGGTTAAAATATATTAGATTTTGGCTTTTTAATGTATCATTAGTTTGTTGCTTTCTCCAAAGTTTAAattccccctccactcaaaaatatgttcttcTTCCTGCTACTTCAGTTGGATCTTTGAACGTTAGcatgcagaatgatgtacgtgcagaCTTCTTGTAACattacaactagtttggaagccaattctgGTCTAGTTCGTATCTTACTCAAGTGTGATGTGGGAACTTGAAGCCTtgagtgcacatacactgagaattgactCTTTGGTGAAGttggaaacatcttgtgtccagcagttgaacttttgaaatgaacaatatttacatattcatagattatgGATTTGTAATAAGGGAGAAGGTGTAGATGCAATTTCAAGAATTtaaatgaggttttttttatatttcttaaaatatgtcttGAGGGGATTTTTAAGAAGGTTTCATAGAGCCCTATTTTAACCACACAAGTGCAACAACAAGTGCAGAGTGGTAGGTCTTGGGTGCACTGACTGTGTGGGCGTCTTCATGCacacctgctattttggtttatgtatgtgcagcagcacCAAGTGCAAAAAGGCTGGGTGAAGGTGAATGAAGATCAGTTGGTGTGatgattaataaatactctTTTAGTCAGTCACATTCCTGATCTCAGCTCAGAAACAGCTGTGCCAATCAAAGTTAAGCATGATAATGAGAGATGAACAAAgggaaagcttttcttcaggaaatgtctgtgCCACACCATAAACACTCATCACCACAAATCCAAAGACAGATGGTGTAGGGTTTTTCatcagtattatttttatttatttattagtttatttgtcagggacgatgcaaaaaatattgtaacaggttaaaataacaggaaacaGATGTATTGCATATAAGATTTATAGCCAAGGCTAATTTGCGACCCCTGTCCCTGGTTAGGCTTTTCTACTTAAAATAGTCATAACGTATCAGTAccagaaatacattaattaaataaagttCATAGTAAATAGTGAGTAATAGTTGGTTAGGCTActataataatgttaaaataaaaaaataaaaaaatttaatttgatgATGTTTATATGATTGCATTGGACTGACACTATTTCATccataattattatttataaatcaAATTGTGTTTATCAGCATTTGTGAAGTCCAAAACTCAAATGAAAGAAGAGGATACTTTTGACTAAACAATACACATACTCTACGTAtagaaagtaaaagtaaaaagtaaaatacactTATTCCAACACCAACTCAACAGTTATTTAGATTgttgacaaaatgtaattaatgcCACTCAATTTCTATTAGCAAATGATTACTCCTGACAGtccattaataaataatgtttaatgtctCTT is a window encoding:
- the LOC122990547 gene encoding uncharacterized protein LOC122990547 isoform X1 is translated as MILYMLFIVALCLFFIFFSGCADDQIFVTKTVNVGDDVTLTCIRQKAVSAATTLFWIRLVSENVPEFLGGTYAFDYDGVDKTTRITAKQEPGTFVLHINKAKLSDAGLYYCIKVDQLNMTLLKGTFLRIKGPEPDITAITQDFPSDPVHPGDSVTLQCSVLSDSENKKCPEEHRVYWFRAGSDESHPSFTYAHGNSGDECKKSPETRSPQKCFYSFSKNVSSSDAGTYYCAVATCGEILFGNGTKLDIEVVSRWDLQKANTIIYLLCAALAISLVVTTFLIYCIKRKSCDCWNAAVALQTNTETASGGQQSQQRYQDSLVYSAPTFTKKKAGKAGRRNAKAAEENCVYNTVRVQGSD
- the LOC122990547 gene encoding uncharacterized protein LOC122990547 isoform X2; the encoded protein is MLFGFYILLMLRVGRCADDQIFVTKTVNVGDDVTLTCIRQKAVSAATTLFWIRLVSENVPEFLGGTYAFDYDGVDKTTRITAKQEPGTFVLHINKAKLSDAGLYYCIKVDQLNMTLLKGTFLRIKGPEPDITAITQDFPSDPVHPGDSVTLQCSVLSDSENKKCPEEHRVYWFRAGSDESHPSFTYAHGNSGDECKKSPETRSPQKCFYSFSKNVSSSDAGTYYCAVATCGEILFGNGTKLDIEVVSRWDLQKANTIIYLLCAALAISLVVTTFLIYCIKRKSCDCWNAAVALQTNTETASGGQQSQQRYQDSLVYSAPTFTKKKAGKAGRRNAKAAEENCVYNTVRVQGSD
- the LOC122990114 gene encoding uncharacterized protein LOC122990114, with the protein product MIRRLAALILLTAVSLIQTAEVPQLISLTLVEPGDNVTFHCTVSENDRFLLWYKQTLGHMGQTVASGLVGKITVSEQFKESHFTVSREDAQYSLIIRNVSKEDEATYFCQSGTVYSQKFINGTFLAVNDNNQQKSVYVKQSPETASVQLGDALTLQCSLLSKNTTENTDQCPGVRSVYWFRAGSGGFHPGIIYTHRSDERLERSCVYSLSKTIRDSSDIGTYYCAVVTCGEIQLSEGTKVDATAPSAKRLGEGE